The DNA segment TTTGTATCTGATGAACTATcgaaatgcaaaaaatataagTCAAATGTAATAATGAAGGCCACATAAATCATAAGGAAATAAGGATATTTTTTCAAACCGTTGTGCCgtgttttaatgctatttttgatCTGTGTGTAACTTTAGCACCAACAATAACACCAGCATTAGCCGAATTTGTCTCAATCATACCAAGATACCAGAATTCTTTCTACAATGACTTATTCATATTTAGAAACGCTACTGACGACACCTTAAATTAAAGTTATGTGTCAGAGATAATGGTGGATGAAACTCTGAAAAGCAACCTTTGACCTCAACAACTGATCAGCTCCACCTCAAAAATGAGAGTGGCGTTTGGTGGGATGACGGGTGGGAATCCTCGAGCGCCGTACGCATAGTCCGGCGTGCAGGTCAGCTTGGCCACCTGTCCAACGGACATCTGAGGAGGAGGCGAAGAGCAAGTTACAGAGAGGTAATAATATTGATTGAAACTGAGTAGCTGATTTTTGTGAAAGACGTACTTCGGTGATTAAATAATGAACGTTCACAAAAACGGGGGGACTAACAAgagttctattttttttttaaaaaaaaagcaaatatcagCACAGAAGAGGCAGAGATAATCTAACTTTAAGTCCCTTGTGAAGGTCAAActcaaaaaaatgctgcatcctacatttcccacaatgcaaatCAATAGTTTAGCCCCTCCTTTACCATGTTACGTAAACTGTGCTTTCTGTTacgtttatttttttgatgacaAGCTGacaacccttttttttcttttagggaTGTTGCGATCGAATCTGAGGGATGAGTATCAGGTATTGTAACAGtattgtttatgttgttgtttttgtaaaaaataaaatacaaaaaaaaactcatgcctgcaaatattttttcttatattgcATTGCAGAACTATTAAACTGTAAACCAAACACACTTGGTTGATTTCAATAACTCGGcagtacttgaagtgtgcacCGTGCATTTTCCAGGTAAATAAAAGTATTGGATCTGGACTCTGCAGATACTCGATATCAAACGACTCAGATCGGGGGCTAAAAATGAACTTGATCGGGACACCCCTCATTGTTTCAGATCTTAGAAAACTCCTCCAGTCACAGAAGACATTATATAACACTGTTCACAGCACGGCTGGGCGACTGATcaaaatattctgaataatTCAAATTCATCCTCCTGCTTTGTGCAAAATGGATACGGTGTGAAAATGCAGTTATACAACACGCACAACAGCGATATTTTCAGTCAAAAAGTTACGTAGATATTATATTTCATGATATGTAATGAAGCTATttgagttttcatttttttgtgattcattTACGTCGCtgatttaatttctaatttctgCTTATTTGCCCTTTGCTtacttgtttctttctcttgatAACgtgacttttgtatttttgtgactttattGAGATGAATTCCTTATAAGGCCAAAGCAGTTTCTTAATCTCACCCACGCGACCATGTCTTCTTCTGatgttgtatttctgttgttttgtgcaaataaatcttaaattgtcACATAAAGTGAAACATGAATTGCTTAGAAGACGGTCTTAATTCCATGTGCAGCCATTCCCGGCGTCTTCTCGACAGCTGCGCACAGATCAgtgttgtttgttattgtcGTGGGAGTTCACGCTCAAGTGCAGAAATGTTCGGTCTGTGTGCACCTGCAGGAAAGCTAACGATGGCGAGTCAGCTGTCCGCTTAAAATCAGGCTGATGTCAAGACAGCAGATGATGAAACTGATATATCAAAAGAGAATGCCAGTGCTATCTTTAGTCCAAGCCTCTCGCACTGACAGTTCACAGCTGCACGGACAACTTGTTGCCCTTTTTACACCGCCTgctcaaggcgggaatatcgcGCCGTTCTGCCGCCTCGCCGTTCTGCTTATAAATTACGATCTCTGAATGGGAGGACGGAGTTTAAGCTGCCACGGGAGGCAGTAACAACATCGAAATGTTGTCTGTATAAACACGACAGCCAGCACGATGGGATCATGGGTAAATTTGTGTAACGCTTTGATGATGTGTTATGTACGCGACCCACTGCGAGGGATCGaaaagcagcagttagcagctaactcaaaagaacagctgccatataacagggagggtaaatgaatgtttgtacCATCGttcctgtttaaaaaacactgcagacgaATGTGTTATATGTCACATTAGAGGTTGACGCTGTTGTGCTTAACGTAACACCAGTCACACTTTTTTTGATTCTGTGACGCTGGCATGCTatataaaatcacacactggagcaaaATGATGCCGCCATTATTTGGTTCTCCACCAAAATACAAAGGAGGCACATAGAAAGGACTTAAAAGCGGCTCTATGGCGCAATCTCAGTGTAAAAAGGTTAACTATTATTGGAATTAACCATGACCTGCCTTGCAAGCGGTgcagtattttattattctatctTAACTGCTTTGCACAAGAAGACcaatattgcccagccctacttcaTAGGTCGAGTAGTGTTACCCAAAATGATAACGTTCCTCTTGATGTGTAAAAACTGGATAAGTGCCCCTTTAAAGCCTCTCTCCTTAATGTACCTGAGCTACACCTTCATCCCAAGCCCTGATGACTTGTTGCTGTCCAATTTTGAACTCGAAGGGCTGCCCTCGATCCCTTGAAGAGTCAAACTTGCTTCCATCGAGCAGCGTGCctttttaagaacaaaaaaacaacaacagaattgttattaaaattatGACTACATCACTTT comes from the Plectropomus leopardus isolate mb chromosome 12, YSFRI_Pleo_2.0, whole genome shotgun sequence genome and includes:
- the LOC121951748 gene encoding FK506-binding protein 1-like, with amino-acid sequence MGVTVETIRPGDGKRFPKSGQAVKVHYTGTLLDGSKFDSSRDRGQPFEFKIGQQQVIRAWDEGVAQMSVGQVAKLTCTPDYAYGARGFPPVIPPNATLIFEVELISC